The Lycium barbarum isolate Lr01 chromosome 9, ASM1917538v2, whole genome shotgun sequence genome has a segment encoding these proteins:
- the LOC132608855 gene encoding TMV resistance protein N-like isoform X2 → MDSRFTQGQSSTSSNARFTQGVLSTPYDTTFSDTEGESSPSYYTPGESFTFSDTKGESSPSYDTPGKSFTFSNTEGESSTSSKFFYHVFLSFSGEDTRKKFVGHLENRLCQVGFQIFKDDKSVRKGDVISMALEKGIENSRISIVVLSTNYASSRWCLDELVKILECKEKLKQKVMPIFYDVEPSEVRKQTGKFGEGFAKLKEQFGDQSMEKWKAALTEVANISGRELRIVANGCESEFIEFIIQDVETEVSQTPLDVASHPVGVDSRAKVIESILRNGQCEDEARMVGIHGVGGIGKTTLAKELYNRLSQRVNFDGSFFLSNVRSEEKNHPHKLQKKILKKLLKTKDVKVDNVDDGITKIRTRLRSKKVLLVLDDVDHIDQLKYLARERSWFGSGSIVIITTRDKRVLDRFGEKDLKYEVELLNEGEAMLLFCIHAFGIPIPPQDYVNLAQDIIKYSGRLPLALVTLGSHLHGRSIEEWTDEFKRLKDIPHEDILKILKISFDGLELYTKTVFLDIACPFQYLKEKEVTSILNACGFHAKCEIATLIQKHLLQRDGHCLVMHDLVRDMGREIVHLESPQCPGGRSRLFIPEDGTEKVEVLMCKPWALKGVSTEAFQNMKNLRVLEIHGLCVSGDFGLFPKKLKWLSWEFCPLKRIPSNFPAANLVFLDLQFSAIREFDLNLQCCPMLKLLDLSDCQHLRKTPKFNGAESLETLLLHHCLSLTEIDQSICQLKSLQVLDISSCEKVQTLPSNFPPANLVFLNMRGSAIREFDLNLQCCPMLKVLNLSDCRRLRSTPKFNGAEILEILLLKDCTWLTEIDQSICQLKSLQVLDITGWRQLQTLPVDLGDVQSLRSLRASKTGIKQLPKSVEKLKNLETLELGFLNYGRSFPQIGVIESSPTSLYYGLSEADIHVDIGSLSSLISLDLSGNSFHHLPFDFSKLRFLKVLRLNDCKNLQTLPSVSNLENLETLELTNCENLQTLPSVSNLENLETLQLTNCENLETLPSISNLENLETLDLRNCKKLVDITGLDNLPSIKRIDMIGCGFLPNPFNEGFFSAHAQPFPSRNYPHKGFKIKLQCNEIPDWCSNQVATPSICLTVPRHDKEYKFLGMVLWLVCDSWRGRFVVSVSHRERESMPWSYDIGDHGELSCVYYISYLDRPFDGQMIKGGEKITVHRDDKWFSGIDIKKIGIHLLYLDQHGNVTSLPRKVDHSYSKFPEECSAGHKRAKLI, encoded by the exons ATGGATTCTCGATTCACTCAAGGACAATCGTCTACATCCTCCAATGCTCGATTTACGCAAGGAGTATTATCTACACCCTACGATACTACATTCTCCGATACTGAAGGAGAATCATCTCCATCCTACTATACTCCAGGGGAGTCATTTACATTCTCCGATACTAAAGGAGAATCATCTCCATCCTACGATACTCCAGGAAAGTCATTTACATTCTCCAATACTGAAGGAGAATCATCTACATCCTCTAAGTTCTTTTATCATGTATTCCTGAGTTTTAGCGGTGAAGACACCCGAAAAAAATTTGTAGGCCATCTTGAGAACAGATTGTGTCAAGTTGGATTCCAAATCTTCAAAGATGATAAGAGTGTGAGAAAGGGTGATGTGATTTCAATGGCACTAGAGAAAGGTATTGAAAATTCAAGGATTTCCATTGTCGTTTTGTCAACAAATTATGCTTCGTCTCGTTGGTGTCTTGATGAATTAGTTAAAATTCTTGAATGCAAAGAGAAGTTAAAGCAGAAAGTCATGCCTATTTTCTATGATGTTGAACCAAGTGAAGTGCGAAAGCAAACTGGGAAATTCGGTGAGGGATTTGCCAAACTCAAGGAACAATTTGGGGACCAAagtatggagaagtggaaagCTGCACTTACTGAAGTTGCAAATATATCTGGAAGGGAATTGCGAATAGTTGCTAACGG GTGCGAATCAGAATTTATTGAATTTATTATACAAGATGTCGAAACAGAGGTCAGCCAGACACCTCTAGATGTTGCTTCTCACCCAGTTGGAGTAGATTCTCGTGCCAAAGTTATAGAGTCGATTTTGCGAAATGGACAATGTGAAGATGAAGCTCGCATGGTTGGTATACATGGAGTTGGTGGAATTGGAAAAACAACTCTGGCAAAAGAATTGTACAATCGGTTATCTCAACGTGTAAACTTCGATGGTAGTTTCTTCCTTTCAAATGTTAGGTCAGAAGAAAAAAATCATCCACACAAACTACAAAAGAAAATTCTCAAAAAACTTCTCAAAACCAAGGATGTCAAAGTTGACAATGTTGATGACGGCATCACTAAAATCAGAACTAGACTCCGGTCAAAGAAGGTTCTACTTGTTCTTGATGACGTGGATCATATAGACCAATTAAAATACTTAGCAAGAGAAAGAAGTTGGTTTGGTTCGGGTAGTATAGTAATCATTACGACCCGAGACAAGCGAGTGCTAGATCGGTTTGGAGAAAAAGACCTGAAATATGAGGTTGAACTACTAAATGAAGGTGAAGCTATGTTACTTTTTTGTATCCATGCTTTTGGCATTCCTATTCCACCACAAGATTATGTTAATTTGGCACAAGACATAATCAAATATTCAGGTAGGCTACCATTAGCTCTTGTGACATTGGGGTCACATTTGCATGGAAGATCAATAGAAGAATGGACCGACGAATTCAAAAGACTAAAAGATATTCCTCATGAAGATATTCTAAAGATTCTCAAGATAAGCTTTGATGGACTTGAGCTTTATACAAAGACTGTTTTTCTTGATATTGCATGCCCCTTTCAatatttaaaagaaaaagaagttaCCAGTATACTAAATGCATGTGGTTTTCATGCTAAATGTGAAATTGCAACTTTAATCCAAAAACACTTGCTCCAAAGGGATGGTCACTGCTTGGTGATGCATGATCTAGTGCGAGATATGGGAAGAGAAATTGTTCACTTGGAATCTCCTCAATGCCCCGGAGGACGGAGCAGATTGTTCATCCCTGAAGAT GGTACCGAGAAAGTAGAAGTACTGATGTGTAAACCTTGGGCATTAAAGGGTGTGAGCACTGAGGCATTTCAGAACATGAAAAATCTTAGGGTGCTTGAAATCCATGGTTTATGTGTGAGTGGAGATTTTGGGCTGTTCCCCAAGAAGCTCAAATGGTTGTCTTGGGAATTCTGTCCTTTAAAACGTATACCATCAAATTTTCCAGCCGCGAATCTTGTATTTCTAGATTTGCAGTTCAGTGCTATCAGAGAGTTTGATCTGAATTTGCAG TGCTGCCCAATGTTGAAGTTGCTGGATCTCTCTGATTGCCAGCACCTCAGAAAAACCCCAAAGTTCAATGGTGCAGAAAGTCTTGAGACTTTGCTGCTTCATCATTGCTTAAGTCTGACGGAGATCGATCAATCAATATGCCAGCTGAAATCCCTTCAAGTCTTGGACATTAGTAGCTGCGAGAAGGTACAAACACTACCATCAAATTTTCCACCTGCGAATCTCGTATTTCTAAATATGCGGGGGAGTGCTATCAGAGAGTTTGATCTGAATTTGCAG TGCTGCCCAATGTTGAAGGTGCTGAATCTCTCTGATTGCCGACGCCTCAGAAGTACTCCAAAGTTTAATGGTGCAGAAATTCTTGAGATTTTGCTGCTTAAAGATTGCACATGGCTGACGGAGATCGATCAATCAATATGCCAGCTGAAATCCCTTCAAGTCTTGGACATTACTGGGTGGCGTCAGTTACAAACACTGCCAGTTGACCTTGGAGATGTGCAAAGTCTAAGATCTCTTCGTGCAAGTAAGACGGGTATAAAACAATTACCTAAATCTGTTGAAAAGCTAAAAAATCTTGAAACTTTGGAATTGGGATTTTTGAATTACGGAAGGAGTTTTCCTCAAATAGGAGTCATAGAATCCTCTCCGACTTCTCTTTATTATGGTTTGTCTGAGGCTGATATTCATGTGGATATTGGGAGTTTATCCTCCTTGATATCTTTAGATCTGAGTGGCAACAGTTTTCATCATCTACCCTTTGATTTTTCTAAGTTACGATTCTTGAAGGTCTTGCGTTTGAATGACTGTAAGAATCTTCAAACACTCCCGTCAGTATCAAATTTAGAGAATCTTGAAACTCTCGAACTTACAAATTGTGAGAATCTTCAAACACTCCCGTCAGTGTCAAATTTAGAGAATCTTGAAACTCTCCAACTTACAAATTGTGAGAATCTTGAAACACTCCCGTCAATATCAAATTTAGAGAATCTTGAAACTCTCGATCTTAGGAATTGCAAGAAGTTGGTCGACATTACAGGGTTGGACAACCTCCCTTCTATAAAGCGGATCGACATGATCGGTTGTGGCTTTCTGCCGAATCCTTTCAATGAAGGCTTCTTTAGTGCACACGCTCAACCATTTCCATCTAGAAACTATCCACATAAg GGGTTCAAAATTAAACTCCAATGCAATGAGATTCCAGATTGGTGCAGCAACCAAGTTGCAACTCCATCTATCTGTTTGACTGTCCCCAGACATGATAAGGAGTATAAGTTCTTAGGAATGGTTCTTTGGCTTGTTTGCGACTCTTGGAGGGGAAGGTTTGTTGTTTCTGTATCCCATAGAGAGAGAGAATCTA
- the LOC132608855 gene encoding TMV resistance protein N-like isoform X1, with the protein MDSRFTQGQSSTSSNARFTQGVLSTPYDTTFSDTEGESSPSYYTPGESFTFSDTKGESSPSYDTPGKSFTFSNTEGESSTSSKFFYHVFLSFSGEDTRKKFVGHLENRLCQVGFQIFKDDKSVRKGDVISMALEKGIENSRISIVVLSTNYASSRWCLDELVKILECKEKLKQKVMPIFYDVEPSEVRKQTGKFGEGFAKLKEQFGDQSMEKWKAALTEVANISGRELRIVANGCESEFIEFIIQDVETEVSQTPLDVASHPVGVDSRAKVIESILRNGQCEDEARMVGIHGVGGIGKTTLAKELYNRLSQRVNFDGSFFLSNVRSEEKNHPHKLQKKILKKLLKTKDVKVDNVDDGITKIRTRLRSKKVLLVLDDVDHIDQLKYLARERSWFGSGSIVIITTRDKRVLDRFGEKDLKYEVELLNEGEAMLLFCIHAFGIPIPPQDYVNLAQDIIKYSGRLPLALVTLGSHLHGRSIEEWTDEFKRLKDIPHEDILKILKISFDGLELYTKTVFLDIACPFQYLKEKEVTSILNACGFHAKCEIATLIQKHLLQRDGHCLVMHDLVRDMGREIVHLESPQCPGGRSRLFIPEDVSAVLLGNTGTEKVEVLMCKPWALKGVSTEAFQNMKNLRVLEIHGLCVSGDFGLFPKKLKWLSWEFCPLKRIPSNFPAANLVFLDLQFSAIREFDLNLQCCPMLKLLDLSDCQHLRKTPKFNGAESLETLLLHHCLSLTEIDQSICQLKSLQVLDISSCEKVQTLPSNFPPANLVFLNMRGSAIREFDLNLQCCPMLKVLNLSDCRRLRSTPKFNGAEILEILLLKDCTWLTEIDQSICQLKSLQVLDITGWRQLQTLPVDLGDVQSLRSLRASKTGIKQLPKSVEKLKNLETLELGFLNYGRSFPQIGVIESSPTSLYYGLSEADIHVDIGSLSSLISLDLSGNSFHHLPFDFSKLRFLKVLRLNDCKNLQTLPSVSNLENLETLELTNCENLQTLPSVSNLENLETLQLTNCENLETLPSISNLENLETLDLRNCKKLVDITGLDNLPSIKRIDMIGCGFLPNPFNEGFFSAHAQPFPSRNYPHKGFKIKLQCNEIPDWCSNQVATPSICLTVPRHDKEYKFLGMVLWLVCDSWRGRFVVSVSHRERESMPWSYDIGDHGELSCVYYISYLDRPFDGQMIKGGEKITVHRDDKWFSGIDIKKIGIHLLYLDQHGNVTSLPRKVDHSYSKFPEECSAGHKRAKLI; encoded by the exons ATGGATTCTCGATTCACTCAAGGACAATCGTCTACATCCTCCAATGCTCGATTTACGCAAGGAGTATTATCTACACCCTACGATACTACATTCTCCGATACTGAAGGAGAATCATCTCCATCCTACTATACTCCAGGGGAGTCATTTACATTCTCCGATACTAAAGGAGAATCATCTCCATCCTACGATACTCCAGGAAAGTCATTTACATTCTCCAATACTGAAGGAGAATCATCTACATCCTCTAAGTTCTTTTATCATGTATTCCTGAGTTTTAGCGGTGAAGACACCCGAAAAAAATTTGTAGGCCATCTTGAGAACAGATTGTGTCAAGTTGGATTCCAAATCTTCAAAGATGATAAGAGTGTGAGAAAGGGTGATGTGATTTCAATGGCACTAGAGAAAGGTATTGAAAATTCAAGGATTTCCATTGTCGTTTTGTCAACAAATTATGCTTCGTCTCGTTGGTGTCTTGATGAATTAGTTAAAATTCTTGAATGCAAAGAGAAGTTAAAGCAGAAAGTCATGCCTATTTTCTATGATGTTGAACCAAGTGAAGTGCGAAAGCAAACTGGGAAATTCGGTGAGGGATTTGCCAAACTCAAGGAACAATTTGGGGACCAAagtatggagaagtggaaagCTGCACTTACTGAAGTTGCAAATATATCTGGAAGGGAATTGCGAATAGTTGCTAACGG GTGCGAATCAGAATTTATTGAATTTATTATACAAGATGTCGAAACAGAGGTCAGCCAGACACCTCTAGATGTTGCTTCTCACCCAGTTGGAGTAGATTCTCGTGCCAAAGTTATAGAGTCGATTTTGCGAAATGGACAATGTGAAGATGAAGCTCGCATGGTTGGTATACATGGAGTTGGTGGAATTGGAAAAACAACTCTGGCAAAAGAATTGTACAATCGGTTATCTCAACGTGTAAACTTCGATGGTAGTTTCTTCCTTTCAAATGTTAGGTCAGAAGAAAAAAATCATCCACACAAACTACAAAAGAAAATTCTCAAAAAACTTCTCAAAACCAAGGATGTCAAAGTTGACAATGTTGATGACGGCATCACTAAAATCAGAACTAGACTCCGGTCAAAGAAGGTTCTACTTGTTCTTGATGACGTGGATCATATAGACCAATTAAAATACTTAGCAAGAGAAAGAAGTTGGTTTGGTTCGGGTAGTATAGTAATCATTACGACCCGAGACAAGCGAGTGCTAGATCGGTTTGGAGAAAAAGACCTGAAATATGAGGTTGAACTACTAAATGAAGGTGAAGCTATGTTACTTTTTTGTATCCATGCTTTTGGCATTCCTATTCCACCACAAGATTATGTTAATTTGGCACAAGACATAATCAAATATTCAGGTAGGCTACCATTAGCTCTTGTGACATTGGGGTCACATTTGCATGGAAGATCAATAGAAGAATGGACCGACGAATTCAAAAGACTAAAAGATATTCCTCATGAAGATATTCTAAAGATTCTCAAGATAAGCTTTGATGGACTTGAGCTTTATACAAAGACTGTTTTTCTTGATATTGCATGCCCCTTTCAatatttaaaagaaaaagaagttaCCAGTATACTAAATGCATGTGGTTTTCATGCTAAATGTGAAATTGCAACTTTAATCCAAAAACACTTGCTCCAAAGGGATGGTCACTGCTTGGTGATGCATGATCTAGTGCGAGATATGGGAAGAGAAATTGTTCACTTGGAATCTCCTCAATGCCCCGGAGGACGGAGCAGATTGTTCATCCCTGAAGATGTCAGTGCTGTTCTACTAGGAAATACC GGTACCGAGAAAGTAGAAGTACTGATGTGTAAACCTTGGGCATTAAAGGGTGTGAGCACTGAGGCATTTCAGAACATGAAAAATCTTAGGGTGCTTGAAATCCATGGTTTATGTGTGAGTGGAGATTTTGGGCTGTTCCCCAAGAAGCTCAAATGGTTGTCTTGGGAATTCTGTCCTTTAAAACGTATACCATCAAATTTTCCAGCCGCGAATCTTGTATTTCTAGATTTGCAGTTCAGTGCTATCAGAGAGTTTGATCTGAATTTGCAG TGCTGCCCAATGTTGAAGTTGCTGGATCTCTCTGATTGCCAGCACCTCAGAAAAACCCCAAAGTTCAATGGTGCAGAAAGTCTTGAGACTTTGCTGCTTCATCATTGCTTAAGTCTGACGGAGATCGATCAATCAATATGCCAGCTGAAATCCCTTCAAGTCTTGGACATTAGTAGCTGCGAGAAGGTACAAACACTACCATCAAATTTTCCACCTGCGAATCTCGTATTTCTAAATATGCGGGGGAGTGCTATCAGAGAGTTTGATCTGAATTTGCAG TGCTGCCCAATGTTGAAGGTGCTGAATCTCTCTGATTGCCGACGCCTCAGAAGTACTCCAAAGTTTAATGGTGCAGAAATTCTTGAGATTTTGCTGCTTAAAGATTGCACATGGCTGACGGAGATCGATCAATCAATATGCCAGCTGAAATCCCTTCAAGTCTTGGACATTACTGGGTGGCGTCAGTTACAAACACTGCCAGTTGACCTTGGAGATGTGCAAAGTCTAAGATCTCTTCGTGCAAGTAAGACGGGTATAAAACAATTACCTAAATCTGTTGAAAAGCTAAAAAATCTTGAAACTTTGGAATTGGGATTTTTGAATTACGGAAGGAGTTTTCCTCAAATAGGAGTCATAGAATCCTCTCCGACTTCTCTTTATTATGGTTTGTCTGAGGCTGATATTCATGTGGATATTGGGAGTTTATCCTCCTTGATATCTTTAGATCTGAGTGGCAACAGTTTTCATCATCTACCCTTTGATTTTTCTAAGTTACGATTCTTGAAGGTCTTGCGTTTGAATGACTGTAAGAATCTTCAAACACTCCCGTCAGTATCAAATTTAGAGAATCTTGAAACTCTCGAACTTACAAATTGTGAGAATCTTCAAACACTCCCGTCAGTGTCAAATTTAGAGAATCTTGAAACTCTCCAACTTACAAATTGTGAGAATCTTGAAACACTCCCGTCAATATCAAATTTAGAGAATCTTGAAACTCTCGATCTTAGGAATTGCAAGAAGTTGGTCGACATTACAGGGTTGGACAACCTCCCTTCTATAAAGCGGATCGACATGATCGGTTGTGGCTTTCTGCCGAATCCTTTCAATGAAGGCTTCTTTAGTGCACACGCTCAACCATTTCCATCTAGAAACTATCCACATAAg GGGTTCAAAATTAAACTCCAATGCAATGAGATTCCAGATTGGTGCAGCAACCAAGTTGCAACTCCATCTATCTGTTTGACTGTCCCCAGACATGATAAGGAGTATAAGTTCTTAGGAATGGTTCTTTGGCTTGTTTGCGACTCTTGGAGGGGAAGGTTTGTTGTTTCTGTATCCCATAGAGAGAGAGAATCTA